One Phoenix dactylifera cultivar Barhee BC4 chromosome 14, palm_55x_up_171113_PBpolish2nd_filt_p, whole genome shotgun sequence DNA window includes the following coding sequences:
- the LOC103698014 gene encoding actin-related protein 2, whose protein sequence is MDNRNVVVCDNGTGYVKCGFAGENFPTSVFPCVVGRPLLRYEESLIEQELTDIVVGAACADLRHQLDISYPVNNGIVQNWEDMGHVWDHAFYSELKIDPSECKILLTDPPLNPSKNREKMIETMFEKYNFTAVFIQIQAVLTLYAQGLLTGLVIDSGDGVTHVVPVVDGYSFPHLTKRMNVAGRHITSYLVDLLSRRGYAMNRSADFETVRQIKEKLCYISYDYKREYQLGLETTILVKNYTLPDGRVIKVGTERFQAPEALFTPELIDVEGDGMADMAFRCIQEMDIDNRMMLYQHIVLSGGSTMYPGLPSRLEKEILDRYLEVVLKGNKDGLKKLRLRIEDPPRRKHMVYLGGAVLAGIMKDAPEFWISRQEYQEEGTACLRKCGQV, encoded by the exons ATGGACAACAGAAATGTCGTCGTCTGCGACAATGGCACCGGG TATGTGAAATGTGGATTTGCTGGAGAGAACTTTCCTACCTCTGTGTTTCCGTGCGTGGTCGGAAGGCCGTTGCTTCGTTACGAAGAATCGCTCATCGAACAGGAACTGACG GATATTGTCGTGGGAGCAGCTTGTGCAGACCTTCGGCATCAACTAGATATATCTTATCCTGTCAACAATGGAATTGTGCAGAATTGGGAGGATATGGGCCATGTGTGGGATCATGCCTTTTACAGTGAACTAAAG ATAGATCCATCTGAATGTAAGATATTACTTACGGATCCGCCTCTCAATCCGTCCAAAAATCGTGAAAAAATG ATAGAGACCATGTTTGAGAAGTATAATTTCACTGCTGTCTTCATTCAAATCCAAGCTGTTCTTACATTATACGCTCAAG GCTTGCTGACTGGTCTTGTTATCGACTCTGGTGATGGTGTCACTCATGTG GTTCCTGTAGTTGATGGCTACTCATTTCCCCATCTAACAAAGCGAATGAATGTAGCTGGCAGGCATATAACATCTTACCTTGTTGATTTGCTCTCTCGTAGGGG GTATGCCATGAACAGGTCTGCAGATTTTGAAACTGTAaggcaaataaaagaaaagctatGTTACATTAG CTATGATTACAAACGTGAATACCAGTTAGGACTAGAAACTACTATTCTTGTCAAGAATTATACT CTTCCAGATGGAAGAGTTATTAAAGTTGGTACTGAACGATTCCAGGCTCCCGAGGCTCTTTTTACTCCG GAGCTTATAGATGTTGAAGGAGATGGAATGGCGGACATGGCATTTCGTTGCATTCAGGAAATGGATATAGACAACAGGATGATG CTGTACCAGCATATTGTTCTGAGTGGAGGGAGTACCATGTACCCTGGATTGCCTAGCCG CTTGGAGAAGGAAATTCTTGATCGCTATCTTGAAGTGGTTTTGAAAGGAAACAAAGATGGATTAAAG AAACTACGGTTGCGAATAGAGGATCCTCCACGAAGAAAGCATATGGTTTACCTAGGAGGTGCTGTCCTTGCTGGAATCATGAAG GATGCACCGGAGTTCTGGATTAGCAGGCAAGAATATCAGGAAGAAGGAACTGCTTGTTTACGAAAATGTGGCCAAGTGTGA
- the LOC103708112 gene encoding uncharacterized protein LOC103708112, protein MERPFFASPWNPIRYGYVPQPRPRPPAAKSRVVSIPVRFVSSEEEERTAKRPAAAAAARQAGEVDRDVAAVKVQKVVRGFLVRKNVRVVHKVAAEVDEIERKIRAEEELIRRDGKERLRVNEMLMALLLRLDSVRGVRDYRKKVIRRVISLQDAVDSIAAAARDEKEVGGEALDAENGAPAKTLESPEEVGEHHIDEEAVPQECGDGISEVRGGSPKGFGTLDDSVEEALEAKDEAPESKDLAEGSVLVESKSVEEGNIGDPMEETLGNSPEFTAPLGTEDKTEEAVEESKVEEKGTIFDPIKQERTHDQTLSGSKMTGIGAEEGSTSSDQMMEVMERVMAENERLKRLVTELCERSNQQCRLMGGLVETVEDLERRMEKRRKKKKKKNTKRRPAENKYHLCS, encoded by the coding sequence ATGGAGAGGCCTTTCTTCGCGAGCCCATGGAATCCAATTCGCTATGGCTACGTCCCCCAGCCGAGACCTCGCCCGCCGGCGGCGAAGTCTCGGGTCGTCTCTATCCCCGTCCGCTTCGTCAGCtccgaggaggaagagaggacggCGAAGAGGCCTGCTGCCGCCGCCGCGGCGCGGCAGGCGGGGGAGGTCGACCGGGATGTGGCCGCCGTCAAGGTCCAGAAGGTCGTCCGCGGGTTCTTGGTGCGGAAGAACGTGAGGGTTGTCCACAAGGTCGCAGCTGAGGTGGACGAGATCGAGAGGAAGATTAGAGCGGAGGAGGAGTTGATAAGGAGGGACGGGAAGGAGCGGCTGAGGGTGAATGAGATGCTGATGGCGTTGTTGTTGCGATTGGATTCGGTGCGTGGGGTGAGGGATTATCGGAAGAAAGTGATCCGGAGGGTGATCTCGCTGCAGGATGCCGTGGATTCGATCGCCGCCGCCGCTAGGGATGAGAAGGAAGTCGGAGGGGAAGCCCTAGACGCGGAGAATGGAGCACCGGCCAAAACCCTTGAGTCGCCGGAGGAGGTAGGGGAGCACCATATCGATGAAGAAGCTGTTCCTCAAGAATGTGGAGATGGGATCTCGGAGGTTCGTGGTGGGTCTCCTAAGGGTTTTGGAACCCTGGATGACTCCGTCGAAGAAGCCCTAGAAGCGAAGGATGAAGCACCAGAAAGCAAGGATCTTGCTGAAGGTTCTGTCCTGGTAGAATCGAAGAGCGTCGAGGAAGGCAACATTGGAGATCCCATGGAGGAAACCCTAGGAAACTCCCCAGAGTTCACAGCTCCACTGGGAACAGAGGATAAAACGGAGGAAGCAGTGGAGGAATCCAAGGTCGAAGAGAAAGGTACCATCTTCGATCCAATCAAGCAAGAGAGGACCCATGATCAAACACTGAGTGGAAGTAAGATGACTGGGATCGGGGCAGAAGAAGGGAGCACGAGCTCGGATCAGATGATGGAGGTGATGGAGAGAGTGATGGCAGAGAATGAGAGGCTGAAGAGACTGGTGACGGAGCTCTGCGAGAGAAGCAACCAGCAATGCCGGCTGATGGGAGGGCTGGTGGAGACGGTGGAGGACTTGGAGAGGAGGAtggaaaagaggaggaagaagaagaagaagaagaacacgaAGAGAAGGCCTGCCGAGAATAAATATCACCTCTGCTCTTGA